The genomic window CGCGGGGTTCCGTTCGTGTCGAACTGCTCGAACCGTTCCGCGAGCGCCTCGACGACGGCCAGCACGTTCCACTCCTTGCCCAGCACCATGCGCACCTGCGGAACGCCGCGGCCGCCGTCGACGGAGTTCTCGGCGAGCTGCCACAGCGGACGGGTGTGGTCCCGCACGTCGCGCCGAGGCGGGGGCGGGGCGGGGGCGGCGGACGCGGCGGAGCCCGGACCGGTGGCCTCGCCGGCGACGACCTCCTGCGCCGGAACAGGCGAGGGCGGCGCCGGCACGACCGGAGGCGGGAGCAGATTCACGTCGAACAGCAGCTGCAGCTCGATCTCGGTGCGTCCCCCGCCGGTGTGCTGCAGGGGCGAGTCGGACCATGCGGAGCCCGCCACGATCCCGGCGCCGCCCCGCCGCGGGGCGAGTCCCGCGATACGGCGCTGGACGATGTGCTCGGGGTTGAGCATGCAGGTGATCCGCTCGCCGGTGCCCTCGACGAGGAACGCGACCCGTTCCATCAGGTGCTCCGCTGCTCGTCGACGAGAACGTCGAGCGCGGATGCCGCGACCCAGGCGCGGGTTGTTCCGATGTCTGCCCGCGACTCCGCACGTACAGCCGGCAGATCGGGCCACGAGGGACGGACCGAGCGGGCGTGCGCCGGCCATGGGGTGTGCGTCGGCGGCAGGGACGGTACGGACGATCGCCGCTCCCCTGCGGCGGACGCTGCCGGGGAGGAGGGTGCGGGCCACGGCGACGGCGCGGGCCGCCAGGTGATCTGCGCGGAGGTCGGCTCCGCGGCCGGATGCCGACGGGCGTCGGCCGCGACGTGCGGGCGGGGGGCGGCGTTCCGGGCGCTGCGGTGCGGCGCGGCCGTCGCGCGGTCGGAGTCGGAGGTCGACACCCGGCGCGCGCCCGAAGCGTGCTCGGCCGTCGCCGGCGGCGTCGATGCCGATGCGTGGGGTGACGAGCCGGTTGCGGGGGCCGACTGCGCGAACGTGGGCGCTGACCAGGCGGAGGGCGGGCGGCGGGCGGCGTCACCCGGGAGACCGGTCGCGGCGGCCGGGGCATCCTGGCGGGCCATGCTGCGGACGGCGGGCGCCGCGGCGGGGCCGTCCGTCGAGTCGAACGTCGTGTGCCCGATCGCCCCGGGATCGCCCGACGTGGCAGCGGGGACCGGGGCCGGACCCCCTCGGCGACGGCGCGTGAGGACGCGCGGCGTAAGCGGGCGGCCGCCCGGCAGCTCGGCAGCGGAGGGGATCTGCGACCGCGGCGCCGACGCGCGCGGCGCACCCGCCGCGGCGTCGGGAGACCCCGCGGCGCGACGTCCGGCGGCGGGGATCAGCGCCGTCGGCTCGGCGCGCGGCATCCCGACCTCGCCGCCGGGGGCGTCGAACGAGAACCACACCGGGTCGTGCGCGGAGACGTAGGCGGCGAGGTTCGGCTCCACGTCCGCCAGCCGCGGGTCGATGGGCGGGCCAGGCGAGCCGGTGCGCGCGAGCGAGCGCAGTCCGCCGGCGAGCGCCGCGACGCTGTGCGCGACGGTATCGACACCGTCCGCGATGCGGCCGAGCCCTCGGCGCGCGGCGGCTCCCAGCACCCGGCGCAGACCGGGTCGGCGGCGCTCACGCATTGCCCGCGCCCACTCGTTCGATCCCCTCGTACTTCAGCCCGAACTCATGGATGTACACCTCGCGCGCGATCGCCCGCAGGTCGCCGCCGGTGAAGGAGACGGGGAGCGAGTCGAAGAGGTTCCACTGCACGACGGGCGTGGTGCCGCGGGAATCCAGCAGGATGATCGACACGGCCAGACGGCGGTACTCGCCGTTGAGTGTGGCGACGAACCAGTCCCAGAGCTCGGTCGTACGCGTGAGGCCCTGCCGCAGATACAGCGTCTCGTACGACGCGATCGTCGGGATGTGGTGAACGACCTGCGACTGGCCGGCCTCCCGGTATTCGACGGTGTCGATGGTGACCTTGGGTCCGGAGACCTCGGTGAAGTGGCCGACCGCCAGATTGCCGATCATGAGCTTGAAATTGAAGGCCCCGTACGGGTCTACCCACGTGCTCTTCGCGGATGCGCCGGCCGGCGGCGCGGTGGGGGTCGGCGTTGCGTCGCTCACGATGCTTCCTCTCCGCCGGCGCTGCCGGCCGCGTACTGGCTCACCTTGAAGACGATGAACTCCGCCGGCTTGACCGGGGCCATCCCGACCAGGGCCGTCAGGAGCCCGGCGTCGACATCCTCCTCAGGGTTGGTCTCGCGATCGCACTTGACGTAGAACGCCTCACGCTCGGATGTCCCGAAGAGCGCACCGTCCCGCCACAACCGACGCAGGAACGCACGGATGTCGCGGCTGACCGCGTTCCAGAGGGTCACATCGTTCGGTTCGAAGACGACCCACCCTGTGCCCTGCTGGATCGACTCCTCGGCGAAGGCGAAGAGCCGGCGCACCGGCAGGTACCGCCACTCGCTGGAGCTGCCGGCGAGGGTGCGCGCACCCCAGATCCGTATGCTCCCGTTGATGATGCGGATCGCATTGATCCCGGAGGTGTTCAGCAGCCCCTGCTCGCTGGGCGTCCAGGCGTACTTCAGGTCGACCGCGCCGCGCAGCGTCTCGTTCGCGGGCGCCTTGTGCACCCCCCGGCTCGCGTCGGTGCGGGCCCAGACACCGGCGACGTGTCCGGAGGGCGGAGCCAGCACCAGCGTTCCGGTCAGCGGATCGACGACCCAGGGCCACGGTCCGTACGCGGCGCCCCATTCGGACTGTCGTGGCGCCAGACCGGTGTCGCGCGCGGAGGCGGCGGCGCGCCGGGGAGCCGGCGGAGGTGGCGGTTCGTCGGCATCTCCCACGGCATCCGCATCGCCGCCCACGTCCGACGAGCTCGAGGACGCGCCCGAGGATTCGCTCGACGACGCGGAGGAACTCGGCGGTTCGGCGGTCGACGTGCCCGACGCCGTGGCCGGCACGGTCAGGTCGTTGAGGTCGTCGACCGTTTCGGGGATGTCGATGACCGCGACGCGATCCTTCATCAGCTCGCAGTGGCTGAGGACGGCGTCGTACGACGCGGCATCCGTGTATCCGGGAGCCGCCACGATCGCGATCTCGTCGATCGGCTCGAGCGCTGAGATGCCGGGCCTTGACGGCGTGCCGGTGATCGAGCCGCCCTCTCCGAGGTTCAGCACGTAGCAACGCTGGCCGCCGTTGAGGAAGAACCCGTGCACGGCAAGGGTCAGCGGCGTGCTGGGCCCGGTGCTGCCGAAGACGTTCGTGTACTGGGTCCAGTTGTTGACGGCGGTCGGGATCCCCGCGCGGGCATCCGCGTCGTTGGCCTGTCCGAGGAAGGCGGCGACGTTGGTGCCGACGCCTTCGATCGGTCTGGTGCCGCCGAGGAGCTCTTCGACGTAGACGCCCGGGGTGAGGTACTGGGGCATGAGCCGGCCTTTCGCAACGTGTCGTCAGACGGATTCCGGGATGTGGACCGTGAGGTCCC from Microbacterium sp. zg-Y625 includes these protein-coding regions:
- a CDS encoding phage tail protein, whose product is MSDATPTPTAPPAGASAKSTWVDPYGAFNFKLMIGNLAVGHFTEVSGPKVTIDTVEYREAGQSQVVHHIPTIASYETLYLRQGLTRTTELWDWFVATLNGEYRRLAVSIILLDSRGTTPVVQWNLFDSLPVSFTGGDLRAIAREVYIHEFGLKYEGIERVGAGNA
- a CDS encoding phage tail sheath family protein — encoded protein: MPQYLTPGVYVEELLGGTRPIEGVGTNVAAFLGQANDADARAGIPTAVNNWTQYTNVFGSTGPSTPLTLAVHGFFLNGGQRCYVLNLGEGGSITGTPSRPGISALEPIDEIAIVAAPGYTDAASYDAVLSHCELMKDRVAVIDIPETVDDLNDLTVPATASGTSTAEPPSSSASSSESSGASSSSSDVGGDADAVGDADEPPPPPAPRRAAASARDTGLAPRQSEWGAAYGPWPWVVDPLTGTLVLAPPSGHVAGVWARTDASRGVHKAPANETLRGAVDLKYAWTPSEQGLLNTSGINAIRIINGSIRIWGARTLAGSSSEWRYLPVRRLFAFAEESIQQGTGWVVFEPNDVTLWNAVSRDIRAFLRRLWRDGALFGTSEREAFYVKCDRETNPEEDVDAGLLTALVGMAPVKPAEFIVFKVSQYAAGSAGGEEAS